Part of the Xanthomonas sp. SI genome is shown below.
ACGGCATCCGGGAGAAATAAGCACAGACGCAGTGTGGCCCCATCCCTGGCCAGGAAAAACCCATCGCCAGACCAATCACTTTTGCGTTCTGATCAATAATCGATTCCCGATTCCACCATCCGCTCTGCCATGAAGACGACGCTGGACGAACTGCAGGCCTTCATCGCCGTGGTCGATACGCACTCCATCACCGCGGCCGCCCACGCATTGGGGCAGACCGCCTCCGGGGTCAGCCGCGCGCTGGCGCGGCTGGAGGAAAAGCTGCAGACCACGCTGCTGCGGCGGACCACCCGGCGCCTGGCGCTGACCGAGGAAGGCCAGGCCTTCCTGCAGCGCGCCCGCGAGATCGTGGCTGCGGTCGAGCAGGCCGAAGAGCAGATGGTCGCGCGCCGCCAGCGCCCGGCCGGGCGCCTGCGCGTGGATGCGGCCACGCCGTTCATGCTGCATGCGATCGTGCCGCACGTGGCCGGTTACCGCGCACGCTATCCGGATGTGGAGCTGGAGCTGACCAGCAACGACGGCATCATCGACCTGCTCGAACGCCGCACGGACCTGGCGATCCGCATCGGCGCGCTGCGCGATTCCAGCCTGCATGCGCGCGCGCTGGGCAGCAGCCGGCTGCGGGTGCTGGCCAGTCCCGACTATCTGGCCCGGCGCGGCATGCCGCGCCGCGTGGACGCGCTGGCCCGGCACGACCTGCTCGGCTTCACCCAGCCCGAGTCGCTTAACGAATGGCCGCTGCGTGGCAACGATGGCGCTGCGTTGCACATCCGCCCGACGCTCGCCTGCTCCAGCGGCGAGACCCTGCGCCAGCTGGCGCTGGCCGGCGACGGCATCGCCTGCCTGTCCGACTTCATGACCGCGGCCGATCGCCGCGATGGCCGCCTGGTGCAGCTATTGCCCAAGCTCACGCTGGACGTGCGCCAACCGATCCACGGCGTGTACTACCGCAACACGGCGGTCTCGGCGCGTATCGCCTCGTTCCTGGACCATCTGGCCGACGCGCTGGGGCCGGCGCCGTTCGCTGGGTGAGGCATGTGTGCGCCAAGCGCGCATTGGCGAGCGGGGCGGGGCGTCGCCGAGCGGGGCACGCTGGCAGCGCACGCCATGACGCCGTGAAGATGCGCAGCCGAAACGGGCCGCACATGCACGTCGTGCAGACGATGCCTCCAATAGCCTGCCTGCGTACTAATGACGCGTGTGCCGCGTCCATGTGCGAGACCGCGGCGGCGGTTGCGCCGTCGTTCCGGCCCCCGGGACTGGACACGCATTTGTAAATGTAACTAATATGGTTACATGAAGCGAAACACACAACTTTCCGATGTGCTGCACTTGCTGGTGCACATGGCCCAGCATGGCGAGCCGATGACCTCCGAGCAGATGGCGGCCTGCCTGCAGAGCCATGCGGTGGTGGTGCGGCGCCTGCTGGCGCGGCTGCGCGACGCGCAACTGGTCGAATCCACCCGCGGCCACGGCGGCGGCTGGCAGTTGGCGCGCGCGCCGGAGGCGATCAGCCTGTACGACGTCTATGTCGCCTTGGGCGAGACGCTAGTGCTTGGCCACGGCGTGCGCGGTCCGCATCCGGATTGCGCGATCGAGCGTGCGGTCAACGATGCGCTCGACGACGGCTATCGGCAGGCACAGGCCGCGTTGGCCGCACAGCTGCAGGCGTTGACGCTGCGCAAGCTGGGCCAGCGCGTACAACGCAAACTCAAACAGGAGCAGAAGACCCATGCAACATGATGCCGTGATCGTCGGTGGCAGTTTCTCCGGCCTGTCCGCCGCGCTGATGCTGGCGCGCGGGCATCGCAAGGTCCTGGTGGTCGATGCCGGCCTGCCGCGCAACCGGCATGCCGCGCACTCGCATGGCCTGCTGGCGCTGGACGGCATGCCGGGCAGCGCGGTGCTGGCGCAGGCCAAGGCGCAGCTGCTGGCCTATCCGAGCGTCGAATGGTGGGACGGGCAGGTCGAAGAGGCGACTGCATTGCCCGGCGGCTGGTACGTGGCGCTGGCCGACGGCAGGCGGATACGCACGCGCGGCATGGTGCTGGCGACCGGCGTCGTCGACCAGTTGCCGGACCTGCCGGGCGTGGCCGAGCGCTGGGGACACACGGTCATGCACTGCCCGTACTGCCACGGCTACGAGCTGGGCCGGCAGGCGCGCATCGGCGTGCTCGGCAACGGCACCGCCATGTCGGCGGAACAGGCGCTGATGCTGGCCGACTGGGGCCGGGTGACGTTGTTCGCGCAGGGCATGCCGCTGGACGACGCCGAGCTGATGGCCAAGTTGGCCAGGCGTGGCGTGCAGCTGGAAACGCGGCGGGCAATCGCCTTGGAAGGCGAGGGCACGGCGATCGACGGCATGCGCGTGGACGATGGCGCGCTGGTACAGATCCAGGCGCTGTTCCTGGGCGCGCCGACGCGCATGGCCAGCCCGCTGGCCGAGCGCCTGGGTTGCCGCTTGGAGCAAGGCCCGTTGAGCCCGTATCTGAGCGTGGACGAAAAGAAGCTGACCAGCGTGCCGCGGGTCTATGCGGCCGGCGACGCGGCGCGCATGTTCGGTAACGCCACGCTGGCCTCGGCCGATGGCGTGATCGCCGGCATCGGGCTGCACCACGCGTTGATCGCCGAAGACAGCGAGCAGGATGCTGCGGCTGCGGCATAAAAAAAGGCCATCCGCGGACGGACGGCCTCGCACCGGCACGAGGCCGGCAGCTGCCAAGGCCACACCGCCTCAGCCCTTCACGCACAGCACCTGACGCAGCGTGTGCACCACTTCCACCAGGTCGCTTTGCGCGGCCATCACCGCGTCGATCGACTTGTACGCCGCCGGCGATTCGTCGATCACCGCCGCATCCTTGCGGCACTCCACGTGCGCGGTGGCCTCGCGGTGCTGGGCCAGGGTGATCTGCTGGCGCGCGGCGGTCCGGCTCAACACCCGCCCGGCGCCATGGCTGCAGCTGTGGAAGCTGTCGCCATTGCCCAGGCCGCGCACGATGAAGCTCTTCGCGCCCATGCTGCCGGGGATGATGCCCAGCTCGCCGGCACGCGCGCTGACCGCGCCCTTGCGCGTCACCAGCAGTTCCTCGCCGGCGTGCGTTTCCTTCTGCACGTAGTTGTGATGGCAGTTCACCGCCAGCTTCTCCAACTGGAACTTCGGCAAGCGGTGGCGCATCTCCGCCAGCACCCGCGCCATCATCGCCTCGCGGTTCTCGCGGGCGTAGTCCTGCGCCCAGGACACCGCTTCCACGTAGTCGTCGAACAACGGCTCGCCTTCCATGAAGAACGCCAGGTCCTTGTCCGGCAGGTGGAAGCCGAGCACGCGGTGCGCCAACTGCTCGCGCGCCTGCTCGATGAAGTAGCTGCCGATCAGGTTGCCGGTGCCGCGCGAGCCGCTATGCAGCATCACCCACACCGCGTCGCTCTCGTCCAGGCACACTTCGATGAAGTGGTTGCCGCCGCCGAGCGTGCCGATCTGGCAGTCCAGCTTGTCGGTGCGGATCCGGCGGTGCCTGGCCTTGATCGTGTCCAGGCGCTCGACCAGCCCCGACTGCACGATGCGCGTGGCGATGCTGTCGGGCAGCTTGCGGTGCTCGCCGCCGCGGCCATTGCCGACCGGCACGCTGCGCTCGATGCTGGAGCGCAGTTGCGCCAGGCTGTCGGGCAGATCGGCCGCGCGCAGCGTGGTCCGCACCGCGGCCATGCCGCAACCGATGTCCACGCCGACCGCCGCCGGGATGATCGCGCCGCGGGTCGGGATCACCGAGCCCACGGTCGCGCCCTTGCCCAGGTGCACGTCCGGCATCACCGCTACCCACGGTCCCACGAACGGGATCGCGGCGATGTTGCGCAGCTGCTCGTGGGCCTGCGCTTCCAGCGGCACGCCGCGCACCCAGCCCTTGATCGGCGTGGCACTGCCCTCGGCGTGCAGCAATTCGTAGTTCTGCATGTTCATGTCTTCATTCCTTCGAGGCCCTGCACGGCGCTTCCTTGCGCCGCGCAGGGCAGTCCTACTTCATCGTCACCAACTGCTTCAGCACGCCATCCAGGCCGCCGAACACGGTGAGCTTGTCGATCTTCTCGGTGACCTTCTCCAGCGCCTCCAGCTCCTTCAGCCGCATCAGCACCGGGTTGTCCTCGATCAGCTTGGCGGTGTTGAGCAGCGACCGCGTGGCGTTGGCCTCCTCGCGCCGGCGGATCACGTTGGCCTGCGCCGACTTCTCCGCCTGCACCACCGCGTTGAGGATGTCCTTCATCTCGCCGGGCAGAATCACGTCCTTGACCCCGACGCCCAGCACCTCGATGCCGAAGCCGGCGACCTGCTCGCGCACGTAGCCGAAGATGTCCGCATCCAGCGACGCCTTGTCGCCCAGCAGTTCGTCCAGCGTCTTCGCCGACACCGCACGGCGCAAGCCGTACTGCAGCTCGCGGTACAGCTGGTCGCCGTACTTGGCCACCCGCGTCCGCGCGGCGACCGGATCGGCGACGCGCATGCTGGCGGCCAGGTTGACGCGCAGGCTGACCTTGTCGCGGGTCAACAGCTCCTGCCCGGACACCTCCACCGACTGGATCCGCAGTTCGATCACTTCCGCGACGATGTTCTTGCGGAAGTTCCAGAACGCGTAGTGCCCCGGCGGCAGCGTCTGCTGCAGGCGCCCATCGACGAACACCAGTCCCGCCGACTCGGCCGGAACGTCCAATGCCACCGCAAAACGCGACAGCAGGCCGAGCTGGCGCAGGCGCTGGGCGACATCCGCCGGCACCGCCAGGCTCTCGCCCAGCGGCAGACGCATCACCTCCACCGCGATCAGCCCGCGCCAGTACAGCCGGCGCGTGCCGGGCGCCAGCACGTCTTCGAGCTTGCCCTGCTTGAACACCAGGCCGACCTCGTCGCTGCCCAGGTCGGCCAGCACGAAGACCTCGTGCAGCTGCGCGCCCAGGCGCGCGATCAACGCATCGACATCGGCGCCGGCGTATTCCGGCACGGCGATATTGCAGGTCTTCACTTCGATCCGCTGCGACGGGTCGAACAGGCGGTAGACGCCGGGCGCGAGCACGCGCTCGAAACGCCGGTTGCGATACATCAGGCCGCGCTCGCTATCGCCGATCACGACCCGCTTGGTCCAGAACATGGCACGTTCTCCTTGTGTGGCTCTGGTGATCCGGCCCTGTGGATGAAATCGCCGCGCCGGACCGAGGAGCGCGAGGACGCTGGGTTGCGTATGCCGACGGCACCGCAACGCTGCAGAGAGGTGCAAGTACGCGCACGACGTCGCTGTGGCGGCCGGCGGGCGCTGTCGGTGCGGAGGCTTGCGCGTGGGATCGTCATCGCGTTGCAGTGCGATGCGACCGTCGGCGCAGGCGCGCACGTCCAGGGCGGCGTGGCGGCGGCAGCGGCGCTGCGGTGCATGCCTAACGCAGCGCCGATGGCGATGCGTGCGGCGTGATCCGCGCGGCGCGACTTGCTGGGCTTGCGCCCGGTATTGCACATGACGTGAAAGGTCATGGTTCTCGGAGCGGGAATCGAACCCGCAACATTCGGATTAATTTCCGATGCTCTAACCAATTGAGCTATCCAAAAGCGACGTGCCGGAATCGAACCGGCGACCAGTGGACAAGCCACCGCTCTACCTCTGAGCTAACGTCTGGTGGAAACCGCACGTCCCGGCCGCAGGCATACGCGACGGCAGTGCCGTGCGCACCGGACGGGAATGGCATCCCGTACCGCTAGCAACCATTAAGTGCAGTTTCCCATTGCCGTCTCCTTCGAAACGGCAATTCCTGCGTCGATCCCATTCCCGCCGCCCGCATCCGGCACCTGGACGCAGCGCTTGCGCGCCTCGCGAGCGAAACTTCCCTGTTTCCGGGCATTCCATGCCCGGGTGCCTGGGATGTTGGATCGAAAAAACAAAAAAGCATGCGAACGCGCAAAGCAAAACGCCCCCGGCATGGTGTCCGAGGGCGTTCGCGTTCCTCGGAGATCGATGCAACCGATCTCCGCAACGGGCGATCAGTCGATCAGGTGGTGGGGTCCAGCCGCAGCGCGGTATTGCGCAGCGCACGCAGTGCCGCTGCGCGCGTTTCGCGCTGCAGGCTGGGCAGATGTGCGGTGAAGGGGTGGAAGGTCATGGTCGTCGGAGTCGTCGTTGCCGAACGTGTCGGCTGATGGGCGCGCACATTACCTGCGTTGTTTTCGTTGCGCAAGGGGTTTATCGAATTATTTTTCTCTCACGCCAATGCCTCGATCGCCGCGCTCCGCGTCGGCAGTCGCCGCAAGATTCGGAATTCCCTGGGGCGCGTTTCCAATTCTGGTGTTTTGGTTACTGTGGCCGGCTCCGCAGAGCGGGAAATTTCATCGGCAAATCGCCGGATTTTCTCTGGCGATGGCCGGCCAGGCGCAATGCGCACTGTTAGGCTCGCGATGCGTCCTCCAGCACCAAATCACTTACTTTTCGGTAACTGGATGGCGCCTGCGCTCAAGCCACTTCCCCCAACGGAGCCATCGAAATGAAAATTCGCCTGCATGCGTCTCTGCTCGCATTGCTGCTCGCGTTCCCCGCCGCGTCCGCATTCGCGCAAACCGCGGTCACCGCCAATCCCAACCACCAGCAGCTGCTGCAGGCGTCGGATTGGCGTACCGAGGCGAACAAGCGCCTGGTCTACGACTTCTGGCGCATCGTGTTCGAAGCCGGGCACACCGAGTACGCGCCGATGTACATGGCCAAGGACTATATCCAGCACAATCCGACCGTGGCCAACGGCCGTGACGCGTTCCTGCAGTTCCTCACTGCGTTCGTCAAACCGCAGCCGATCAAGCCGCGCGTGCAGCTGCCGCTGGTGGCGATCCTCGCCGAGGGCGATTACGTGACCCTGGTATCGGTGCGCACGTTGCCCGACCCCAAGGACGCGACCAAGACCTATACGACTACCTGGTTCGACATGTTCCGCATCCAGAACGGCAAGATTCAGGAGCATTGGGATCCGGCGACCAAGTGAGATAGGCCAGGGTCGAGGACGTCGCGGCGATGCGTCGCTGCGGCACGCACGATGTGTGGTGTCGCAGCGACGCGGTGTGTGCGGGCGTGATGCCGTCATCGGACGGATTTCTTTGTTGTCCGGCGCCGGCACAGGGTGGCGAGTTGGATGTCGGCGTGGGCCGCATATGCAGTCGGTCGCGCATGCGCCTCGAGAATGCTGTGCCGGCTTGCAGTTGCGAACATCCGGCGGTGTGCGTTTGGTGCATGCTGGCAAGGCGCGAGAGGGCTAGACTCCGGTAGCGGCCATCGGTCGCGCGCCCTTCCCCCAGCCGACATCGCCGCCATGCCCTTCCTCGAACTTCCGACGCATCGCCTGCATTACCGCATCGACGGCAGCGAAGGCCGTCCATGGCTGACCTTCTGCAATTCGCTCGGCACCGACCTGCACATGTGGGACGCGCAGATCGACGCGCTGGCACCGTACTACCGGGTGCTGCGCTACGACCGTCGCGGCCACGGCGCCTCGAGCGCCGCGCCTGGGCCGTATCGGATCGAGGAACTGGCCGGCGATGTGCTGGCGTTGCTCGATGCGCTGTCGGTGGAGCGCACCCATTTCTGCGGCCTGTCGATCGGCGGGCTGACCGGGCAGTGGCTGGGCATCCACGCCGGCGCGCGGCTGCATACGCTCAGCGTGTGCGCGACCGCGGCCAAGATCGGCACCGAGGATGGCTGGCAGGAACGCATCGCGCAGGTGCAGGCCGATGGACTGGCGCCGCTGCTCGCCGGCACCCGCGAGCGCTGGTTCACTCCGGCCTTCGCCGAGATGCAGCCGGCAACGGTCGAGGCGATCCTTGCGAGCTTCATGGACACCGATGCGCAGGCCTATGCAGCCTGCTGCGAGGCAGTGGCCAGCGCCGACTTCCGTGGCGTCCTGGGCGAGATCGCCACGCCGCTGCTGGCGCTGGCCGGACACGACGATCCGGTCTGCCCGCCGGACGGTCTGCAGGCGATCGCCACGCAGGCGGCGCGCGGCAGCTTCGCCCAGGTGCATGGCCGGCATCTGTGCAATGTGGAATCGCCGCACGCCTTCAACGACGCGCTGCTGCGCTTCCTGTTGCAATAGCCGCGGGCAGGTGCGGCAGAGACAGTCGCCGCGCGATCCCGACCGCGCAGCGCAGGCTGTCCAATCCCGAATCCCTACTCCCGGCTCTCATCCAGCTGCACAACCAGCTTGCCGAAATTGCCGCCGCCGAGCATGTCGATGAAGGCCTGCGGCGCGTTCTCCAGCCCATGCACGACATGCTCGCGGTAGCGCACGCGGCCGTCGGCCAGCCAAGCGCCCATCTCGCGCAGGAACTCGGGATAGAGCTTGACGAAATCGCCGACGATGAAGCCGCGCAAGGTCAGCCGCTGGCGCAGCACCTGGTTCATCAGTGCCGGTAGGCGGTCCGGTCCCGGCGGCAGTTCACCTCGCTTGTTGTAGGTGGCGATGGTGCCGCACACCGGCACCCGCGCGAAATCGTTGAGCAGCGGCAACACCGCATCGAACACATGGCCGCCGACGTTCTCGAAGTACACGTCGATGCCGTCTGGCGCGGCGGCGCGCAGTTGCCCGGCGAAGTCCGCCGCGCGATGGTCCAGCGCCACGTCCAGGCCCAATTCCTCGCGCAGGTAGCGGCATTTCTCGGCGCCACCGGCGATGGCGATCACCTTCGCGCCGCGCAACCTGGCGATCTGCGCCACGCTGGCGCCGACCGGGCCGGTGGCGGCGGCGACCGCCACGGTCTCGCCGCTCTGCGGCTTGCCGATCTCGTGCAGGCCGGCGTACGCAGTGAAGCCAGGCATGCCGTAGACGCCGAGCGCGGTGCTCGGCGGCAACGGCGAGTGCGGATCGAGCTTGCGCCGCAGGCCGGCGCCGTCGGCCACCAGGTGCGTCTGCCAGCCGCCGCTCTGCACCAGTACCAGATCGCCGGGCTTGAAATCGGGGTGGTGCGATTCCAGCACCTCGGCGACGGTGCTGCCGACCATCACTTCGTCCAGTTGCACCGGCGGCGCGTACGAAGGCGCATCGCTCATGCGTCCGCGCATGTACGGATCCAGCGACAGCCAGCGGTTGCGCAGCAGCACCTGGCCGGGACCGGGCACGGCCAGCGGCGCCTGTTCGATACGGAAATTCTGCGCGGTCGGCGCGCCCTGCGGACGCGAGGCGAGGACCACGCGAGTGGTATGGGAAGCGGTGCTCATACGGTTTCCTTGCTGGCGGTATCCAGTTGCGCGATATCGTCGGCCGACAGCGCCAGGCGCGCGGCGGCCAACAACTGCTGCAACTGCTCGATGCTGGTGGCGCTGGCGATCGGCGCGGCGATGCCGGGGCGCGCGATCAGCCACGCCAAGGCGACTTGGGTCGGCGTGGCCGAGTGCTTGCCGGCGATGTCGT
Proteins encoded:
- a CDS encoding LysR family transcriptional regulator translates to MKTTLDELQAFIAVVDTHSITAAAHALGQTASGVSRALARLEEKLQTTLLRRTTRRLALTEEGQAFLQRAREIVAAVEQAEEQMVARRQRPAGRLRVDAATPFMLHAIVPHVAGYRARYPDVELELTSNDGIIDLLERRTDLAIRIGALRDSSLHARALGSSRLRVLASPDYLARRGMPRRVDALARHDLLGFTQPESLNEWPLRGNDGAALHIRPTLACSSGETLRQLALAGDGIACLSDFMTAADRRDGRLVQLLPKLTLDVRQPIHGVYYRNTAVSARIASFLDHLADALGPAPFAG
- a CDS encoding Rrf2 family transcriptional regulator, with the protein product MKRNTQLSDVLHLLVHMAQHGEPMTSEQMAACLQSHAVVVRRLLARLRDAQLVESTRGHGGGWQLARAPEAISLYDVYVALGETLVLGHGVRGPHPDCAIERAVNDALDDGYRQAQAALAAQLQALTLRKLGQRVQRKLKQEQKTHAT
- a CDS encoding NAD(P)/FAD-dependent oxidoreductase, with amino-acid sequence MQHDAVIVGGSFSGLSAALMLARGHRKVLVVDAGLPRNRHAAHSHGLLALDGMPGSAVLAQAKAQLLAYPSVEWWDGQVEEATALPGGWYVALADGRRIRTRGMVLATGVVDQLPDLPGVAERWGHTVMHCPYCHGYELGRQARIGVLGNGTAMSAEQALMLADWGRVTLFAQGMPLDDAELMAKLARRGVQLETRRAIALEGEGTAIDGMRVDDGALVQIQALFLGAPTRMASPLAERLGCRLEQGPLSPYLSVDEKKLTSVPRVYAAGDAARMFGNATLASADGVIAGIGLHHALIAEDSEQDAAAAA
- a CDS encoding RtcB family protein — protein: MNMQNYELLHAEGSATPIKGWVRGVPLEAQAHEQLRNIAAIPFVGPWVAVMPDVHLGKGATVGSVIPTRGAIIPAAVGVDIGCGMAAVRTTLRAADLPDSLAQLRSSIERSVPVGNGRGGEHRKLPDSIATRIVQSGLVERLDTIKARHRRIRTDKLDCQIGTLGGGNHFIEVCLDESDAVWVMLHSGSRGTGNLIGSYFIEQAREQLAHRVLGFHLPDKDLAFFMEGEPLFDDYVEAVSWAQDYARENREAMMARVLAEMRHRLPKFQLEKLAVNCHHNYVQKETHAGEELLVTRKGAVSARAGELGIIPGSMGAKSFIVRGLGNGDSFHSCSHGAGRVLSRTAARQQITLAQHREATAHVECRKDAAVIDESPAAYKSIDAVMAAQSDLVEVVHTLRQVLCVKG
- a CDS encoding slipin family protein — encoded protein: MFWTKRVVIGDSERGLMYRNRRFERVLAPGVYRLFDPSQRIEVKTCNIAVPEYAGADVDALIARLGAQLHEVFVLADLGSDEVGLVFKQGKLEDVLAPGTRRLYWRGLIAVEVMRLPLGESLAVPADVAQRLRQLGLLSRFAVALDVPAESAGLVFVDGRLQQTLPPGHYAFWNFRKNIVAEVIELRIQSVEVSGQELLTRDKVSLRVNLAASMRVADPVAARTRVAKYGDQLYRELQYGLRRAVSAKTLDELLGDKASLDADIFGYVREQVAGFGIEVLGVGVKDVILPGEMKDILNAVVQAEKSAQANVIRRREEANATRSLLNTAKLIEDNPVLMRLKELEALEKVTEKIDKLTVFGGLDGVLKQLVTMK
- a CDS encoding nuclear transport factor 2 family protein, yielding MKIRLHASLLALLLAFPAASAFAQTAVTANPNHQQLLQASDWRTEANKRLVYDFWRIVFEAGHTEYAPMYMAKDYIQHNPTVANGRDAFLQFLTAFVKPQPIKPRVQLPLVAILAEGDYVTLVSVRTLPDPKDATKTYTTTWFDMFRIQNGKIQEHWDPATK
- the pcaD gene encoding 3-oxoadipate enol-lactonase, with product MPFLELPTHRLHYRIDGSEGRPWLTFCNSLGTDLHMWDAQIDALAPYYRVLRYDRRGHGASSAAPGPYRIEELAGDVLALLDALSVERTHFCGLSIGGLTGQWLGIHAGARLHTLSVCATAAKIGTEDGWQERIAQVQADGLAPLLAGTRERWFTPAFAEMQPATVEAILASFMDTDAQAYAACCEAVASADFRGVLGEIATPLLALAGHDDPVCPPDGLQAIATQAARGSFAQVHGRHLCNVESPHAFNDALLRFLLQ
- a CDS encoding NADP-dependent oxidoreductase yields the protein MSTASHTTRVVLASRPQGAPTAQNFRIEQAPLAVPGPGQVLLRNRWLSLDPYMRGRMSDAPSYAPPVQLDEVMVGSTVAEVLESHHPDFKPGDLVLVQSGGWQTHLVADGAGLRRKLDPHSPLPPSTALGVYGMPGFTAYAGLHEIGKPQSGETVAVAAATGPVGASVAQIARLRGAKVIAIAGGAEKCRYLREELGLDVALDHRAADFAGQLRAAAPDGIDVYFENVGGHVFDAVLPLLNDFARVPVCGTIATYNKRGELPPGPDRLPALMNQVLRQRLTLRGFIVGDFVKLYPEFLREMGAWLADGRVRYREHVVHGLENAPQAFIDMLGGGNFGKLVVQLDESRE